The Mucilaginibacter gracilis genomic interval TACATATCGGCTTTACTAATGCCTACGTTGCTGTTTGCTATAATGAGTGCAAGTTCGCTGCTTTTGACATCGGGCCTGCTGCTTAACAAATTTGTAGGTACACCGGCAGATAGAGTTTCCGGTACGCTAATTTGATCGATAGTGGCATTGCGGGTAATTTGATCGGGCAGTTGGCCGGTTAAGATGCTTATTGCATTTTCCTGAATGCTGATATTTTCCTCAAATTGCGGTATAAGTTGCGCAGCCGCCATTTGCTGTGCCTGCGCTTGCTGCACAGCCAGCGATGTTACCTGCCCGGCATTGTATTGTAATTGAATAATACGCAAGGTACTATCATTTAGCCTTACGTTTTGTTTGGCAATTTTAATTTGAGCATCCAGCATAAGCAGGTTAAAATAACCTTGCGATACGCCTGCTACTATATTAGTTTGTATAGCTTTGCGTACTTCGGCAGTTTGCAGGTAAGCGGCAAGGGCACTCTTTTGTTGGTTATGTATTTTACCCCAAATATCCGCTTCCCACGAAAGTGAAAGATTGGCCGAGTAATCTTCAATATGTTTTGAACTAAGGTTATATTGGCTCAAACTCAAGCCTGTTAAACTATTATCGGAAGGGCGACTGCTACTGGCTGTTACGTTTAAGGCAACCTCTGGTACATAGTTCCATTTAACCTGTTTAAGCAACAATTGCGATGCCTCGACATTTTTAACCGCTATTTGCATATCGTAGTTTTTTACAATAGCGCTATCTATCAATTTTTGTAGTGTAGCGTCGGTAAAAAAACTTTTCCACTGTATGTTGGCTATGTTGCTGGTATCGGTTGTTGTGGCGGTGTACCTGTAATTAGCAGGTAATGTAGCAGTTGGCGCAACATCTTTTGATACTTTACAAGCACTCAAAAAAAGTAAGATTAGAGCGAGCCTGTTAATTTGATTTTTCATTTTTGTTAATATTTATAGTGGTAATGAACAGCCTGTTGCAAAAGCAGGCGGTTCATTCGTGTTTTATTTAATTACGGTTATATTCGTCATCCAGCACGTCAACGTGAGGGGTGTGATGTGCGCCGTGTCCGCCATTATTCAATACAGCTAAGGGTACGCCGGTAATTTTTTCTTGCAACCCTTGAAAAATTACAAACAACACCGGGATAATGAATAGGCCCAGGATTACTCCCGATACCATACCACCCGCTGCGCCGATACTGATGGAGTGATTACCTTGCGCCGATGGGCCGGTTGCAATACTCATGGGGAACAAACCGAAAACAAAGGCAAGCGATGTCATGATGATGGGGCGCAGCCTTAGCCTTGCAGCCTCAATAGCTGCGGCCACTAATGGCTGGCCTGCCTTTCGGCGCTGCACCGCAAACTCCACAATTAAGATGGCGTTTTTAGCCAGTAAACCGATGAGCATAATGAGTGCCACCTGTACATAAATGTTGTTTTCGATACCAGTTAAGCCCAATACCACAAATACACCTAAAATACCCGTAGGGATTGAGAGTATAACAGCCAGAGGCAATACATAACTTTCGTATTGTGCCGATAGCAGGAAGTACACAAATATTAAACAAAGAATAAACACGATGGTTGATTGCCCGCCCGATGCAATTTCCTCGCGGGTTTGGCCCGAAAACTCGTAGGCAAAGCCCGATGGCAATTGTTCTTTGGCAGTTTCTTCTATCGCCTTAATGGCGTCACCAGAGCTATAGCCCGGTTTCGGAATGGCATTGATTTCGATTGAATTAAACAAATTATAACGCGAAGCAGTTTCGGAACCATAAACGCGGGTTAGCTTAACCAATGTATTGATAGGCACCATTTCGCCAAGCTTGTTTTTAACAAAAACACGGTCTATTGATGATGGATCTGTCCGGTCGGCAATATCTGCCTGTACAACCACACGGTAGTATTTACCAAAGCGGTTAAAGTCCGATGCCTGTGCGCTGCCAAAATAGGCCTGCATGGTTTGCAAAATATCCTTCACATTTACGCCCAGTTGGTTAGCCTTATCGTCGTTAACTTCTAACTGTAGTTGCGGATAATCGGCTTTAAAGGATGTAAAAGCATAAGCAATTTCCTTTTTCTTCATCAATTCGCCTATAAACGTGTTGGCTACGCCACTAAATTTATCAAGCTTGCCGCCTGTTTTATCTTGCAATACAACATCAAGTGCCTCAACGTTGCTGAAACCCGGAACGGTTGGGAAACTGAATACAAAGAAACTACCTGCCGTTATCGCGCCCAGTTCGCCGCGTATTACGTTTTGTATGGCATCAATATTTTTAACCGCGCCCCTATCTTTATTAGGTTTAAGCAATACAAATATTACCGCCGCCGACGGGCTGTTTGATGATGTTAACAGGTTAAAGCCCGATATGGCCGTTACAAACCTGGCAGCCGGTAAGGCCTTTAATTTGGCTTCGGCTATGTTTAGCATTTTGGTTGTACCATCTAACGATGTTCCGGATGGTGTTGAAACAGCAATAGCCACAAAGCCCTGATCTTCGGTAGGTATAAAGCCCGATTTTGTTGTTTTACCCAGGTAAACCGTGATAGCTATAATTAATACCAGGCCGCCAATTGCAACGCTTTTATTTTTTATAAGGAACTTTAAGCCGCCAACATACCTGTTAGTTATTGCTGCAAAGCTGCTGTTAAAACCGGCATAAAATTTATCTTTAAAGCCTTTTTTAACTACAACATCGCCTTCCTTTCCATGATTACTTTTTAAGAATAAAGCCGCCAGTGCAGGGCTCAATGTTAATGCGTTAACCGCCGATATGATAATGGCGATAGACATGGTGAAGGCAAACTGCCGGTAAAATATACCTGTTGAACCCGTCATGAAACCTACAGGTAAAAATACGGCTGCCATTACCAGCGTTATGGATATAATGGCACCTGTAATTTCGTGCATGGCTTCGGTTGTGGCAGCCTTGGGTGCTAAATGCTTGTGCTCCATTTTGGCGTGTACGGCCTCAACAACCACAATGGCATCATCCACCACAATACCTATGGCCAATACTAAGGCAAACAAGGTTAAAAGGTTAATTGAGAAGCCAAACAGGTTCATGAAAAAGAAGGTGCCCAAAATAGCCACCGGAACGGCTATTGCCGGAATTAAGGTTGAACGGAAATCCTGAAGGAAAATAAATACTACGATAAATACCAGTATAAAAGCTTCTATCAGGGTATGCTCAACTTGGTCAATAGATTCGTCTAAAGCGGTTTTGGTACGATAGAACTGGTTGTACTTAATACCCACCGGGAAATCTTTAGCGGCTTTTTCCATCACCTTATCAACGGCTATCTGTATTTCGTTAGCGTTTGATCCGGCTAATTGTATTAAGCCGATGGCAATACCGTCGTGCCCGTTTAAGTGGGTTACGCTTGTGTACGAATAGGCACCAAGTTCAACACGTGCCACATCTTTTAAGCGTAGTACCGATCCGTCTGTATTGGCACGTATGGCAATGTTTTCGTATTCTTCGGGTTTGGTAAGTTTGCCTTTGTATTTGATAATGTATTCAAATACTTCGCTGCTGCGTTCGCCAAGTTTACCCGGTGCTGCTTCCAGGTTTTTATCCTGAATGGCTGCCATCACTTCGGCGGGGGTAATTTTGTAGGCCGCCAATTGGCCAGGCTTAAGCCAAACACGCATAGAGTAATCTTTAACGCCACCAAATATGGTTGCGTTACCAATGCCTGCTATACGTTTTATTTCGGGTATAATATTGATTTGGGCGTAGTTGGCCACAAAAGCCTGGTCGTATTTTTTAGGATCTTCGGTATACATACCAACGGCACCAATTAAACTGTTTTGCTGTTTGGTGGTGGTTATACCTTGTTGTACAACTTCGGCAGGTAACTGGCTTGTGGCTTGTGTTACCCGGTTTTGAACGTTTACCGCAGCCTGGTCTGGATTGGTACCTTGTTTAAAGTAAACGGTAATAGCCAAAGTACCATCGTTACTGGCGGTTGAGCTCATATAGCTCATGTTTTCAACACCATTAATTGATTCTTCTAACGATGGCGCTACCGAACGCAGCACAGTTTCGGCATTGGCGCCGGGATATACGGCTGCTACTAATACAGCAGGCGGCGCAATATCCGGAAACTGTTGTAAAGGCAAATTGTTTAAGCCAAGTATACCCAATATCACCAATAAGATGGAGATAACGGTTGAAAGTACCGGCCTTTCTATAAATTTTTGGAACATGATTTCTTTATTTAGCAGAGGCAAGAAGCGAGTGGCGGGAAGCAAGAACCAAGATGCAGGAAGCAAGATAGATTGGTCTTTATCTTCGCCTTTGCTTTATATCTTGATTCCTGATTCTTACATCTTGACTCTCATTCTTACCTCTTGATTCTTGTTTTAGTTTTTAGCTACTTTAGCGGGAGCAGGTTCGGGATGTATCACGGTGCCTTCTTGCAGGTGGTCAAAACCGCTAACCACTATTTGGTCGCCTGGCTTTACGCCGTCTTTAACCAGGTAGTTGGTTCCGCTTTTTCCGATGATGGTGATTGGCAATTTTTTAACCTTGTTGCTATCGGCAACGGCAAAAACAAATACCTTATCCTGCATTTCCATAGTGGCCGATTGTGGTACAACCAAAGCATTGTTGTGTTGTAAGCTCAAACGTACCTTACCCGTATTGCCCGACCGTAATAAACCTTGTGCGTTGGGGAAACTTGCCCTTAGTGTAATAGCACCGGTGTTTTTATCAAACTGTCCGTCTATCATGTCTATTTTCCCTTGTTGGCTATACTCGCTGTTATCGGTTAATAATAACGATACCGATGGCAGGTGTTTTAATTTATCGCCCAGGGTACCACCAGGGTATTGCTCTTTAAAGTTGATAAAGTCCTGTTCGCTTAACGAGAAGTAAACATGCACGTTATGCACGTCTGATAGTTGTGTAAGTGCTTCAACATCGGTAGGAGCCACAAGGCTACCTTGTTTTTTTAGCAGGCGGCCTATGTAACCGTTTACAGGTGCTTTAATGGTTGTATAGCCTAGGTTAATTTGAGCGGTAGCAACATTGGCTTTAGCCTGCTCTACATTGGCCTTAGCTATTTGGTAAGTTGCACGGGCCGTTTTAAGCTGATAATCGGAAACTACTTTGTTTTGTACCAGAGGGGTAAGCTTGTCAATTTCTAACTGAGCGTTTAGCACTGCGCCTTCGGCGGAGTGTTGCGCTGCCAGGGCATTGTTTAGCTGTGCGCGATAAGGTTGGTCGTTAATTTTAAACAACGGTTCGCCTGCTTTAACAAAGGCACCTTCGTCAATAAAAACCTTGTCGAGCGAGCCACTTACCTGAGGGCGTACCTCAACGTTAACTGCACCTTCAACAGAGGCGGGATATTCCTGATAAGTGGTTTGATTACCGGCTACTATGCTAACTACCGGTAACGACGGGGGAGGCGTTGCCGCCGGAGCCTGCGGCTTTGAAGCGCAGCCGTATAATGATATTGCGATTAACGCGAAATAGATACTTTTCATGACCATTTGATTTGAAGTGTTTGTAAAATTTGTTGTGTTTGTTTGCCTTGCTAGGCTATATGGTAGTGTTGCTGTGTTTGCTAACGGTTAAAAAGAATATTTAACATTGTTAAATTATTTAACGATGTTAAAATAATGTTACGGGGTTTGGGTTTCTTTTTCATGATTATGTTCGATTTTGTTTCTGAATGTAATTGGCTCATTAAAGTGCAACCGCAGTGATGGCTTGCATTTTTTAAGGTGCCGGGTATTGTTTAGTCGTTTAGCGACCGTGTTATGCCATTAATGGCGGTTATGAGTACCTCATGGTTCATCTCGTCAGACCGGCCACGCTTTAAAAGATTAATTGATATGAGGCCGTGTATTACCGACCAAAAGGTGAAATATTTTGTGCATACCTCATCTTCAGTAGGCTTGTTCATTATTTGCTCTATCACCTCGGCTATCAAATTATATGGTACTTCCGATTCGGGGATAATTTTGGCCAGTTCGCAACAATTGGTATTAACGCCAAACATTACCTGGTATAATTCTTTTTCGGCAAAGGCAAAGTTCCAGTAGGCAAGCCACATTGCTTCCAGTTGCTTGGCCGGTAATTGATGTTGGTTTTTTGCCAACTCCATATCCCGCGACAGCAATAAAAAACCTTTTCGCGTAAGTTCCAGTATAATAGCTTCTTTATTAGCAAAATACTCATAAATGAGCGGTGCGGTGTATTCAATAACATCTGCAATTTTGCGCATGCTTAATGCTTGCCATCCCTCTTCCTTTACAATTTGAAGCGAAGCATCCAGAATATTTATTCTGGTTTCCTCTTTCAAACGTAGTATCCTATCCTTGCTTGCCATGTTTAATACGGTGTAAATTTATTTAACACCGTTCAGCAAATGTACAGCGATAAGTGATTTGTAATCTACATAGAAATGTAAAATTGAACGTAGGGTTTAAAAAAACATGGCAACTTGGCCACATAATAATTTATAAACCTAATTGTTACCCGCGCTATTTATTAACTATTTTTTGATAAAGGCTCCAGTAATCACTCGCCATTTTCTCTTTCGAGAAATTGTCTTTGGCCCATTGGGTGCAGTTGTAACGGTTTATGCGCGGAATTTGCTTAACGGCGTCAACAGCTTCGTCAACGGTATTAACCAGGAAACCCGTTTGTTTATCTTTAATTAGTTCGGGCATCGAGCCTTTATTAAATGCAATTACCGGAGTGCCGCAAATCATGGCTTCGGCCACGCTCATGCCAAAAGGCTCGTTAAAGTTAATGGGGTGCAACAGTGCCGCTGCATTGCTCAACAACTCTTTCCGTTTTTCGGGCCCGGCATGGCCAATAAATTGTATCTGTTTGTTTAAGTGCGGTTCAACTTTTTGCTTAAAATAGTTTTCGTCTTGTACAATGCCCGCAATTATTAGGCGGCGTTTACTCTTTATGGCTATTTCAACAGCCTCGGCTGTACCTTTGTCATGGTGTATGCGGCCAAAGTATAGTAAATAATCATCGGGCGAATCGTTA includes:
- a CDS encoding efflux transporter outer membrane subunit — translated: MKNQINRLALILLFLSACKVSKDVAPTATLPANYRYTATTTDTSNIANIQWKSFFTDATLQKLIDSAIVKNYDMQIAVKNVEASQLLLKQVKWNYVPEVALNVTASSSRPSDNSLTGLSLSQYNLSSKHIEDYSANLSLSWEADIWGKIHNQQKSALAAYLQTAEVRKAIQTNIVAGVSQGYFNLLMLDAQIKIAKQNVRLNDSTLRIIQLQYNAGQVTSLAVQQAQAQQMAAAQLIPQFEENISIQENAISILTGQLPDQITRNATIDQISVPETLSAGVPTNLLSSRPDVKSSELALIIANSNVGISKADMYPALRITASGGVNTFTASNWFNIPASLFGIVAGSVIQPVFQHKELKTKYQVAQVEREKTVLQFRQSVLNAVGEVSDAMVKIDKLKLQQNIAASRVSTLQQATSNANLLFKNGMANYLEVITAQSNVLQSELELATIKRDQLNAVSELYRSLGGGWK
- a CDS encoding TetR/AcrR family transcriptional regulator translates to MASKDRILRLKEETRINILDASLQIVKEEGWQALSMRKIADVIEYTAPLIYEYFANKEAIILELTRKGFLLLSRDMELAKNQHQLPAKQLEAMWLAYWNFAFAEKELYQVMFGVNTNCCELAKIIPESEVPYNLIAEVIEQIMNKPTEDEVCTKYFTFWSVIHGLISINLLKRGRSDEMNHEVLITAINGITRSLND
- a CDS encoding glycosyltransferase family 4 protein, which codes for MKIAVLAPVAWRTPPRHYGPWEQIASNIAEGIINLGGQVTLFATGDSITQGKLASVCETGYAEDNTQDAKVLECLHISNVMERAGEFDIIHNNFDFLPLTYSKLIKTPMITTIHGFSSPRIIPVYKKYNHNSHYVSISNADRSADLRYLATVYNGLDLDAFSFNDSPDDYLLYFGRIHHDKGTAEAVEIAIKSKRRLIIAGIVQDENYFKQKVEPHLNKQIQFIGHAGPEKRKELLSNAAALLHPINFNEPFGMSVAEAMICGTPVIAFNKGSMPELIKDKQTGFLVNTVDEAVDAVKQIPRINRYNCTQWAKDNFSKEKMASDYWSLYQKIVNK
- a CDS encoding efflux RND transporter periplasmic adaptor subunit, which translates into the protein MKSIYFALIAISLYGCASKPQAPAATPPPSLPVVSIVAGNQTTYQEYPASVEGAVNVEVRPQVSGSLDKVFIDEGAFVKAGEPLFKINDQPYRAQLNNALAAQHSAEGAVLNAQLEIDKLTPLVQNKVVSDYQLKTARATYQIAKANVEQAKANVATAQINLGYTTIKAPVNGYIGRLLKKQGSLVAPTDVEALTQLSDVHNVHVYFSLSEQDFINFKEQYPGGTLGDKLKHLPSVSLLLTDNSEYSQQGKIDMIDGQFDKNTGAITLRASFPNAQGLLRSGNTGKVRLSLQHNNALVVPQSATMEMQDKVFVFAVADSNKVKKLPITIIGKSGTNYLVKDGVKPGDQIVVSGFDHLQEGTVIHPEPAPAKVAKN
- a CDS encoding efflux RND transporter permease subunit yields the protein MFQKFIERPVLSTVISILLVILGILGLNNLPLQQFPDIAPPAVLVAAVYPGANAETVLRSVAPSLEESINGVENMSYMSSTASNDGTLAITVYFKQGTNPDQAAVNVQNRVTQATSQLPAEVVQQGITTTKQQNSLIGAVGMYTEDPKKYDQAFVANYAQINIIPEIKRIAGIGNATIFGGVKDYSMRVWLKPGQLAAYKITPAEVMAAIQDKNLEAAPGKLGERSSEVFEYIIKYKGKLTKPEEYENIAIRANTDGSVLRLKDVARVELGAYSYTSVTHLNGHDGIAIGLIQLAGSNANEIQIAVDKVMEKAAKDFPVGIKYNQFYRTKTALDESIDQVEHTLIEAFILVFIVVFIFLQDFRSTLIPAIAVPVAILGTFFFMNLFGFSINLLTLFALVLAIGIVVDDAIVVVEAVHAKMEHKHLAPKAATTEAMHEITGAIISITLVMAAVFLPVGFMTGSTGIFYRQFAFTMSIAIIISAVNALTLSPALAALFLKSNHGKEGDVVVKKGFKDKFYAGFNSSFAAITNRYVGGLKFLIKNKSVAIGGLVLIIAITVYLGKTTKSGFIPTEDQGFVAIAVSTPSGTSLDGTTKMLNIAEAKLKALPAARFVTAISGFNLLTSSNSPSAAVIFVLLKPNKDRGAVKNIDAIQNVIRGELGAITAGSFFVFSFPTVPGFSNVEALDVVLQDKTGGKLDKFSGVANTFIGELMKKKEIAYAFTSFKADYPQLQLEVNDDKANQLGVNVKDILQTMQAYFGSAQASDFNRFGKYYRVVVQADIADRTDPSSIDRVFVKNKLGEMVPINTLVKLTRVYGSETASRYNLFNSIEINAIPKPGYSSGDAIKAIEETAKEQLPSGFAYEFSGQTREEIASGGQSTIVFILCLIFVYFLLSAQYESYVLPLAVILSIPTGILGVFVVLGLTGIENNIYVQVALIMLIGLLAKNAILIVEFAVQRRKAGQPLVAAAIEAARLRLRPIIMTSLAFVFGLFPMSIATGPSAQGNHSISIGAAGGMVSGVILGLFIIPVLFVIFQGLQEKITGVPLAVLNNGGHGAHHTPHVDVLDDEYNRN